The Lysobacter gummosus genome includes a region encoding these proteins:
- a CDS encoding DUF3037 domain-containing protein: MPARSSYDYAVIRVVPRVEREEFVNVGVLVSCPQAKLLVAGIELDPDRLHALDPSTDIEAVRLHLQAIERICQGGRDSGPIGQLPERARFHWLTAKRSSIIQMSPVHTGRCLQPEGIVEHLLERMVRVAKPRS; encoded by the coding sequence ATGCCCGCTCGCTCCAGCTATGACTATGCGGTGATCCGCGTGGTGCCGCGGGTCGAACGCGAAGAGTTCGTCAACGTCGGCGTGCTGGTGTCGTGCCCGCAGGCCAAGCTGCTGGTCGCCGGCATCGAGCTCGATCCCGATCGCTTGCACGCGCTCGATCCCAGCACCGACATCGAAGCGGTGCGCCTGCACCTGCAGGCGATCGAACGCATCTGCCAGGGCGGTCGCGACTCCGGTCCGATCGGGCAATTGCCGGAGCGCGCGCGTTTCCACTGGCTCACCGCCAAGCGCAGCTCGATCATCCAGATGTCGCCGGTGCACACCGGCCGCTGCCTGCAGCCCGAGGGCATCGTCGAGCATCTGCTGGAGCGGATGGTGCGGGTGGCCAAGCCGCGCAGCTAG
- a CDS encoding tautomerase family protein, producing the protein MPHLNLQLSGTPDADLSRRAAALIADITVDVLGKPRELIATAVHYVDRAHWFIDGRSLEDWGRNAFHLDISITDETNTKGEKARYLEQVHAQLSALIGNVHETSYIYVIDARAAAYGYGGLTQERRYQLAQNAKT; encoded by the coding sequence ATGCCGCATCTGAACCTGCAACTTTCCGGAACTCCCGACGCCGACCTCAGCCGCCGCGCCGCCGCCCTGATCGCCGATATCACCGTCGATGTGCTGGGCAAGCCGCGCGAGCTGATCGCGACCGCCGTGCACTACGTGGATCGCGCCCACTGGTTCATCGACGGGCGCTCGCTGGAGGATTGGGGCCGCAACGCCTTCCACCTCGATATCAGCATCACCGACGAGACCAATACCAAGGGCGAGAAGGCGCGCTACCTCGAACAAGTCCACGCCCAGCTGTCGGCCCTGATCGGCAACGTGCACGAAACCTCGTACATCTACGTCATCGACGCGCGAGCGGCCGCGTATGGCTACGGCGGACTGACCCAGGAGCGTCGTTATCAGCTGGCGCAGAACGCCAAAACGTAA
- a CDS encoding FMN-dependent NADH-azoreductase yields the protein MTRLLHIDSSARSGGSDRQPHGSHSRRLSARFVQRWRELDPGAEVVVRDVGLHPPTPVTGGWIHAAFTPEAKREAWMRDTLAESDRLIDELLAADVIVAGVPMYNFGMPAQFKAWIDNVVRVGRTFGFDRSREGEPYWPLLADAGKRLVLLSSRGDYGYGAGERLEAMNHVEPGVLTPMRYLGITQSHSVAIEYDEFGGERLQASIERAEGEVDALVGRLVGEGEVRAAA from the coding sequence ATGACCCGCCTGCTCCATATCGATTCCAGCGCCCGCTCCGGCGGCTCCGACCGCCAGCCCCACGGTTCCCACAGCCGCCGCCTCAGCGCCCGCTTCGTGCAGCGCTGGCGCGAACTCGACCCCGGCGCCGAGGTCGTCGTGCGCGATGTCGGCCTGCATCCGCCGACGCCGGTCACCGGCGGCTGGATCCATGCCGCCTTCACCCCCGAGGCCAAGCGCGAGGCCTGGATGCGCGACACGCTGGCCGAAAGCGACCGCCTGATCGACGAATTGCTCGCCGCGGACGTAATCGTCGCCGGCGTGCCGATGTACAACTTCGGCATGCCGGCGCAATTCAAGGCCTGGATCGACAACGTCGTGCGGGTCGGACGCACCTTCGGTTTCGATCGCTCGCGCGAGGGCGAACCGTACTGGCCGCTGCTCGCCGATGCCGGCAAGCGCCTGGTGCTGCTCAGCTCGCGCGGCGATTACGGCTACGGCGCGGGCGAGCGGCTGGAAGCGATGAATCACGTCGAGCCGGGAGTGCTGACGCCGATGCGTTACCTCGGCATCACCCAGTCGCATTCGGTCGCGATCGAGTACGACGAATTCGGCGGCGAGCGCCTGCAAGCCTCGATCGAGCGTGCCGAAGGCGAGGTCGATGCGCTGGTCGGGCGGCTGGTGGGTGAGGGCGAGGTGCGCGCGGCGGCCTGA
- a CDS encoding transcriptional regulator gives MKETRRRMTLNLAGSEMQFLEELCVRKGVSKTAAIRQALRLYQVVEDRADKGKKMFFVDNSTKERSELMLL, from the coding sequence ATGAAAGAGACCCGGCGCCGAATGACCCTTAACCTGGCCGGTAGTGAAATGCAGTTCCTCGAAGAGCTGTGCGTGCGAAAAGGTGTCAGCAAGACCGCGGCGATCCGTCAGGCGCTGCGTCTGTATCAAGTGGTGGAAGACCGGGCCGACAAGGGCAAGAAAATGTTCTTCGTCGATAACAGCACCAAGGAACGCTCGGAACTGATGCTGCTCTGA
- the gcvA gene encoding transcriptional regulator GcvA gives MPGRRLPPLGALRAFEAAARLQSFKRAAEELSVTPTAISHQIRALEEQIGVRLFERQTRRVALTAAAERLYPVLRKGFDAFAEAIAELAVRSQRRALTLSATLSFTAKWLVPRVASFRQACPDLDLRLHASDDPVDLHAGVADAAIRYGRGPYPGLIAERLIENRFAPVCSPRLALTQPGDLRGQALLHSEWRHPTLDTPSWRAWCERAGLDGIDVEAGLRFTDESHAIQSAIAGHGVALLSLALVADDLAAGTLVQPFGPVLEGYPHWFVYREGELSDEVAALRDWLRMQAEFTGAG, from the coding sequence ATGCCCGGACGCCGACTGCCCCCGCTGGGCGCCCTGCGCGCATTCGAGGCGGCCGCGCGCCTGCAAAGCTTCAAGCGCGCCGCCGAAGAGCTGTCGGTGACGCCGACCGCGATCAGCCATCAGATCCGCGCCCTGGAAGAACAGATCGGTGTGCGCCTGTTCGAGCGCCAGACCCGGCGGGTGGCGCTGACCGCCGCGGCCGAGCGGCTCTACCCGGTGTTGCGCAAGGGTTTCGATGCCTTCGCGGAGGCGATCGCCGAGCTGGCGGTGCGTTCGCAGCGCCGCGCGCTCACGCTGTCGGCGACCTTGTCGTTCACGGCCAAGTGGCTGGTACCGCGGGTGGCCTCGTTCCGTCAGGCCTGCCCCGACCTGGACCTGCGCCTGCACGCCTCCGACGATCCGGTCGATCTGCATGCCGGCGTCGCCGACGCGGCGATCCGCTACGGACGCGGGCCGTATCCGGGCCTGATCGCCGAGCGCCTGATCGAAAACCGTTTCGCGCCGGTGTGCAGCCCGCGTTTGGCGCTGACGCAGCCGGGCGATTTGCGCGGGCAGGCGCTGCTGCACTCGGAATGGCGCCATCCGACCCTGGACACACCGAGCTGGCGCGCCTGGTGCGAGCGCGCAGGCCTGGACGGCATCGATGTCGAGGCCGGCCTGCGCTTCACCGACGAAAGCCACGCGATCCAGTCGGCGATCGCCGGCCACGGCGTGGCGTTGTTGAGCCTGGCCCTGGTCGCCGACGACCTCGCCGCCGGCACCCTGGTGCAACCGTTCGGGCCGGTGCTGGAGGGGTATCCGCACTGGTTCGTGTATCGCGAAGGCGAGTTGAGCGATGAGGTGGCGGCGTTGCGCGATTGGTTGCGGATGCAGGCGGAGTTTACCGGCGCGGGATGA
- a CDS encoding sensor histidine kinase has translation MATPAESPPDKSKPGRKTRSSLRQRILLGLFGYTALLSIAVVVQGVIVNEHAEHLVWTSLMDTELDHFVERSRIDADYRWTDTLALSLYDDATRPPPPELRGLSPGIHDEVGYNGVEHVVLVREVDGRRLTLALDIDDMEHREFDLALTIAGSAITTLLLLCVVIGWGVRRLVRPLSNMAERIGNLQPNRAGQRVEVPEAASSELVVIADAVNDYVERNDRFVERERAFIDSASHELRTPIAVIAGATEIALDADDLPQGTRHQLDRIRRTARDVEQLISLLLVLAKDPERLTRSSDRFALDQLLPEIVEDHRHLTRDKDLALSLAPMPHCQIVAPLQIVQAAIGNLLRNAIENSDRGEIAIRLEADATLVIEDPGHGMTPEEISALYTRVARGGRGGGGIGLDLISRLCEHLGWSLRFDATERGTRTTLVLRSSV, from the coding sequence CGACGCCGGCTGAGTCCCCGCCCGACAAGTCCAAGCCCGGGCGCAAGACGCGCTCAAGCCTGCGCCAGCGCATCCTGCTGGGCTTGTTCGGCTATACCGCGCTGCTGTCGATCGCGGTGGTGGTGCAAGGCGTCATCGTCAACGAGCACGCCGAGCATCTGGTGTGGACATCCTTGATGGACACCGAGCTCGACCACTTCGTCGAGCGCAGCCGCATCGACGCGGATTACCGCTGGACCGACACCCTAGCACTGAGCCTGTACGACGACGCCACCCGGCCGCCGCCGCCGGAATTGCGCGGCCTGTCGCCGGGCATCCACGACGAAGTCGGCTACAACGGCGTGGAACACGTGGTGCTGGTGCGCGAGGTGGACGGCCGCCGGCTCACGCTGGCGCTGGACATCGACGACATGGAGCATCGCGAGTTCGACCTGGCCCTGACCATCGCCGGCTCGGCCATCACCACCTTGTTGCTGCTGTGCGTGGTGATCGGCTGGGGCGTGCGCCGGCTGGTGCGGCCGCTGAGCAACATGGCCGAACGCATCGGCAACCTGCAGCCCAACCGCGCCGGCCAGCGCGTGGAAGTGCCGGAAGCGGCCAGCTCGGAACTGGTGGTGATCGCCGACGCGGTCAACGACTACGTCGAGCGCAACGACCGTTTCGTCGAGCGCGAGCGCGCCTTCATCGACAGCGCCAGCCATGAACTGCGCACGCCGATCGCGGTGATCGCCGGCGCCACCGAAATCGCCCTGGACGCGGACGACCTGCCACAAGGCACGCGCCACCAGCTCGACCGCATCCGCCGCACCGCCCGCGATGTCGAGCAATTGATCTCGCTGCTGCTGGTGCTGGCGAAGGATCCCGAGCGCCTGACCCGCAGCAGCGACCGCTTCGCGCTGGATCAGCTGCTGCCGGAAATCGTCGAAGACCATCGCCATCTGACCCGCGACAAGGACCTGGCCCTGTCGCTGGCGCCGATGCCGCATTGCCAGATCGTCGCGCCGCTGCAGATCGTGCAGGCGGCGATCGGCAACCTGCTGCGCAACGCCATCGAGAACAGCGACCGCGGCGAAATCGCGATCCGCCTCGAAGCCGATGCGACCTTGGTGATCGAAGACCCCGGCCACGGCATGACCCCGGAAGAGATCAGCGCGCTCTACACCCGCGTCGCCCGCGGCGGACGCGGCGGCGGCGGCATCGGCCTGGACCTGATCTCGCGCCTGTGCGAGCACCTGGGCTGGAGCCTGCGCTTCGATGCGACCGAGCGCGGCACGCGCACGACCCTGGTGCTGCGCAGTTCGGTCTAG
- a CDS encoding EcsC family protein, whose amino-acid sequence MRQEPSNEQADAQRILNDAQDRADLKRAVALLETPSITARMAALAGAPIEFGMSKLPNFAHSRIQKTVHSALHKAASAALWTVKDVPSKGSSTKTHKLAAAVSGAAGGLFGIAGLAVELPVTTVIMMRSVADIARSEGFSVSDPWVQAACVEVFAFGGNSKDDDASESGYYASRGVLSELTKNATKELVHIVGHRGAEQVTHAYAKKQAASWLAKLIDAVATRFGVIITEKTAAQIVPVLGAATAATMNVLFTNHYQDMARGHFIVKRLEQKYGAEPVERAYRELKSGVPALVPGKVDGTA is encoded by the coding sequence ATGCGGCAAGAACCATCGAACGAGCAGGCGGACGCGCAGCGCATCTTGAACGACGCCCAGGACCGCGCCGACCTCAAGCGCGCGGTGGCGTTGCTGGAAACGCCGTCGATCACCGCGCGCATGGCGGCGCTGGCCGGCGCGCCGATCGAGTTCGGTATGTCCAAACTGCCGAACTTCGCCCACAGCCGCATCCAGAAGACCGTGCACTCGGCCCTGCACAAAGCCGCCTCGGCGGCGCTGTGGACGGTGAAGGACGTGCCCAGCAAGGGCTCTTCGACCAAGACGCACAAACTGGCCGCGGCGGTGTCCGGCGCGGCCGGCGGACTGTTCGGCATCGCCGGATTGGCGGTCGAACTGCCGGTGACCACGGTGATCATGATGCGCTCGGTCGCCGACATCGCCCGCAGCGAAGGCTTTTCGGTCTCCGACCCGTGGGTGCAGGCCGCGTGCGTGGAAGTGTTCGCCTTCGGCGGCAACAGCAAGGACGACGACGCCTCCGAGTCGGGCTACTACGCATCGCGCGGCGTGTTGTCGGAGCTGACCAAGAACGCGACGAAAGAACTGGTGCATATCGTCGGCCACCGCGGCGCCGAACAGGTCACCCATGCCTACGCCAAGAAACAGGCGGCGTCGTGGCTGGCCAAGCTGATCGACGCGGTGGCCACGCGTTTCGGCGTGATCATCACCGAGAAGACCGCCGCGCAGATCGTGCCGGTGCTGGGCGCGGCGACCGCGGCGACGATGAATGTGCTGTTCACCAATCACTACCAGGACATGGCGCGCGGCCATTTCATCGTCAAGCGGCTGGAGCAAAAATACGGCGCCGAACCGGTCGAGCGCGCGTACCGCGAGCTCAAGAGCGGCGTGCCGGCGTTGGTGCCCGGCAAGGTGGATGGCACGGCCTAG
- a CDS encoding HipA family kinase, which yields MRTVTATRYVTPLREGGSLPAVVEADDEGLYVMKFRGAGQGRKALIAEIVAGELARHLQLPVPEIVLIELDADMARTEPDPEIQHLIRASAGLNLALDYLPGSVNYDPLVDRPDAQLASRIVWFDALVTNVDRTARNTNMLLWHRRLTLIDHGAALYFHHDWANAAHAAASRFVPVKDHVLLPLASEIAQVDAQMAELVTPELVASIVGLVPDSWLTDEPGFSDAGEHRRAYADYLNRRVASPRAFLEEAIHARSLQL from the coding sequence TTGAGGACCGTCACCGCCACCCGCTATGTCACGCCGCTGCGCGAAGGCGGATCGTTGCCGGCCGTGGTCGAGGCCGACGACGAAGGCCTGTACGTGATGAAGTTCCGCGGCGCCGGCCAGGGCCGCAAGGCGTTGATCGCGGAGATCGTCGCCGGCGAACTGGCGCGGCATCTGCAACTGCCGGTACCGGAGATCGTGCTGATCGAACTCGACGCCGATATGGCGCGGACCGAGCCCGATCCGGAAATCCAGCACCTGATCCGCGCCAGCGCCGGGCTCAATCTCGCGCTCGACTATCTGCCCGGCTCGGTCAATTACGATCCGCTGGTGGACCGGCCCGATGCGCAGCTGGCTTCGCGCATCGTCTGGTTCGATGCGCTGGTGACCAATGTCGATCGCACCGCGCGCAACACCAACATGTTGCTGTGGCATCGGCGGCTGACCCTGATCGATCACGGCGCGGCCCTGTATTTCCATCACGACTGGGCCAACGCCGCGCATGCCGCCGCGAGCCGCTTCGTGCCGGTCAAAGACCACGTGCTGTTGCCGCTGGCCAGCGAGATCGCGCAGGTCGATGCGCAGATGGCCGAACTTGTCACGCCGGAACTGGTGGCGTCGATCGTCGGCTTGGTGCCCGATTCGTGGTTGACCGACGAGCCCGGTTTCAGCGACGCCGGCGAACATCGCCGCGCCTATGCCGACTATCTCAATCGCCGCGTCGCCTCGCCGCGCGCCTTCCTCGAGGAGGCGATCCATGCCCGCTCGCTCCAGCTATGA
- a CDS encoding LysR family transcriptional regulator: MRSLDLEQLKAFVAVAEAGSISGGAGRVFRSQSAVSEQIQKLEASAGAPLLLRSRNGVALTPAGERLIGHARQMLALGELALHDVRNELRRTDVRLAISDYFRPDEIAGLLAHLARHCPQLRLQVSMGQSAVLAHGHADGLYDLALTMEVDSAQRGRAPTRVTVLRKEPLSWVAAPGLDLRGEPDLPLVLLPPTCSLHQTAVRRLQHQRVSYRIAHSGSGVAGVQAALRAGLGLGCLNASAIGPGLAIARSNRLPKLPGCSFGLLLPPGDAPPGLHEAGAALQAFFR, encoded by the coding sequence ATGCGCAGCCTGGATCTCGAACAACTCAAGGCCTTCGTCGCCGTCGCCGAGGCCGGCAGCATCTCCGGCGGCGCCGGGCGCGTGTTCCGCTCGCAGTCGGCGGTCAGCGAACAGATCCAGAAGCTGGAGGCGTCGGCCGGGGCGCCGTTGCTGCTGCGCTCGCGCAACGGCGTCGCACTGACGCCGGCCGGCGAACGCCTGATCGGTCATGCGCGGCAGATGCTCGCGCTGGGCGAACTGGCCCTGCACGACGTGCGCAACGAGCTGCGGCGCACCGACGTGCGCCTGGCGATCAGCGACTACTTCCGTCCGGACGAAATCGCCGGCCTGCTCGCGCATCTGGCCCGGCACTGCCCGCAACTGCGGTTGCAGGTCAGCATGGGCCAGAGCGCGGTGCTGGCGCACGGCCACGCCGACGGTTTGTACGACCTGGCACTGACGATGGAAGTCGACAGCGCCCAGCGCGGCCGCGCGCCGACGCGCGTGACGGTGTTGCGCAAGGAGCCCTTGTCCTGGGTCGCCGCGCCGGGGCTGGATCTGCGCGGCGAGCCCGACTTGCCGCTGGTGCTGCTGCCGCCCACCTGCAGCCTGCATCAGACCGCGGTGCGGCGACTGCAGCATCAGCGCGTGAGTTATCGCATCGCCCACAGCGGCAGCGGCGTCGCCGGCGTGCAGGCGGCCCTGCGCGCGGGGCTAGGCCTGGGCTGCCTCAACGCTTCGGCGATCGGGCCGGGGCTGGCGATCGCACGTTCGAACCGGCTGCCGAAACTGCCTGGCTGCAGCTTCGGGCTGTTGCTGCCGCCCGGCGATGCGCCGCCTGGTTTGCACGAAGCGGGAGCGGCTTTGCAGGCGTTCTTTCGCTGA